From Brassica oleracea var. oleracea cultivar TO1000 chromosome C3, BOL, whole genome shotgun sequence, a single genomic window includes:
- the LOC106334261 gene encoding translocon-associated protein subunit beta-like: MAIPSAKLLFSAVAVFMLVSASFATSEMPFMVVHKKATLNRLKSGAERVLVSFDIYNQGSAAAYDVTLTDNSWDKKTFEVVNGNTSRTWERLDAGGILSHSFELEARVKGRFHGAPALVTFRIPTKAALQQAYSTPLLPLDILADVPPTDLLALAKRMLAKYGSLVSVISMVVLFVHLVATPSSKSNAAKGSSKKKR; the protein is encoded by the exons ATGGCGATCCCCTCAGCTAAGCTTCTGTTCTCCGCCGTTGCGGTTTTCATGCTCGTCTCCGCTTCGTTCGCGACCTCGGAAATGCCGTTCATGGTGGTTCACAAGAAAGCTACTCTCAACAGGCTCAAATCTGGCGCCGAGCGTGTCCTCGTTTCGTTCGACATCTACAACCAAGGATCTGC GGCGGCGTATGATGTGACTCTCACTGACAATAGCTGGGATAAGAAAACTTTCGAAGTTGTGAATGGAAACACTTCAAGAACATGGGAGAGACTTGATGC AGGAGGTATTCTGTCTCACTCTTTCGAATTAGAGGCCAGGGTTAAAGGACGCTTCCATGGTGCTCCTGCTCTTGTTACTTTCCGCATCCCCACAAAGGCAGCTCTACAG CAAGCGTACTCAACTCCATTACTACCTCTAGACATCCTCGCAGACGTGCCTCCAACAGACCTGCTTGCTCTG GCAAAG AGGATGTTGGCAAAATATGGATCACTCGTTTCAGTGATCTCCATGGTGGTTTTGTTCGTACACTTGGTAGCAACACCTTCATCGAAGTCCAATGCAGCAAAAGGGAGCAGCAAGAAGAAACGCTAA
- the LOC106329666 gene encoding uncharacterized protein LOC106329666, with translation MHIFFNCAFAQEVWQRVPLTTRPSIEANDNFQSMLVKFRQVSCLPPSGISSPVLPWICWSLWTARNKLIFEDKTLNPKEAMLRGLVSAREWIQAQGTITQKSRALPQGTRLRAEAGTDNSSTCNSDASWNVTTRRAGLAWIIATPTSTQTHDGSLCTENVKSPLMAEALALRSGLLAVASLDITSIRVYSDCQTLIRAIQNKLQIKEIFGIVSDIMQISSAFESISFSFVPRSENQKADCLAKRALISSVSALV, from the coding sequence ATGCATATCTTCTTCAACTGCGCGTTTGCACAAGAAGTGTGGCAAAGAGTCCCCCTCACAACACGGCCCTCCATTGAAGCAAATGATAATTTCCAGAGTATGCTGGTGAAGTTTCGACAGGTCTCTTGTCTCCCCCCATCAGGTATATCATCCCCCGTCCTCCCCTGGATCTGCTGGTCTTTGTGGACGGCGAGAAATAAACTGATCTTCGAAGATAAGACTCTCAACCCTAAGGAAGCCATGCTTAGAGGATTAGTCTCTGCACGTGAATGGATTCAAGCACAAGGCACGATAACACAAAAAAGCAGAGCTCTACCTCAAGGAACCCGACTCCGCGCTGAAGCTGGCACTGACAATAGCTCGACTTGTAACTCAGATGCATCTTGGAACGTTACCACGAGGAGGGCAGGATTGGCATGGATCATTGCAACGCCGACATCAACACAAACCCACGACGGATCGCTATGCACGGAAAATGTCAAATCTCCTCTTATGGCCGAAGCTCTTGCACTCCGATCGGGTCTCCTCGCCGTCGCATCTCTCGATATCACCAGCATCAGGGTCTACTCAGACTGTCAAACGCTCATCAGAGCAATCCAAAACAAACTCCAGATTAAAGAAATCTTCGGTATCGTCTCAGATATCATGCAGATCTCCTCGGCGTTTGAATCTATCTCTTTCTCCTTTGTTCCACGATCAGAAAACCAAAAGGCTGACTGTTTAGCCAAACGGGCTCTGATCTCTTCTGTTTCTGCACTTGTTTGA
- the LOC106334258 gene encoding mitochondrial phosphate carrier protein 3, mitochondrial: protein MDSPKHSLIPSFLYSSSSSPRSLLLDQVLNSNSNAAFASSNLEKSPSPSPAKTTTMVSRKNFLIASPTEPGKGIEMYSPAFYAACTVGGILSCGLTHMTVTPLDLVKCNMQIDPAKYKSISSGFGILLKEQGVKGFFRGWVPTLLGYSAQGACKFGFYEFFKKYYSDLAGPEYTAKYKTLIYLAGSASAEVIADIALCPFEAVKVRVQTQPGFARGMSDGFPKFVKSEGYGGLYKGLGPLWGRQIPYTMMKFASFETIVEMIYKYAIPNPKHECSKGLQLGVSFAGGYVAGVFCAIVSHPADNLVSFLNNAKGATVGDAVKKIGLLGLFTRGLPLRIVMIGTLTGAQWGLYDAFKVFVGLPTTGGVAPAPAIVAAEAKA from the exons ATGGACTCTCCCAAGCATTCTCTGATCCCTAGCTTCCTCTATTCATCTTCCTCATCGCCGAGATCCCTCCTCCTCGACCAGGTCCTCAACTCCAACTCCAACGCTGCATTCGCATCCTCCAATCTCGAGAAATCGCCTTCTCCTTCTCCGGCGAAGACGACGACGATGGTGTCTCGGAAGAATTTCTTGATCGCGTCTCCCACGGAGCCAGGGAAGGGGATCGAGATGTACTCGCCTGCCTTCTACGCCGCGTGTACCGTCGGTGGGATTCTCAGCTGTGGTCTCACTCACATGACCGTTACTCCTCTCGATCTCGTCAAGTGCAATATGCAG ATTGATCCGGCGAAGTACAAGAGCATCTCCTCTGGTTTCGGGATACTGCTGAAGGAGCAAGGAGTTAAAGGATTTTTCCGTGGGTGGGTTCCTACTTTGTTGGGTTACAGTGCTCAGGGTGCCTGCAAGTTCGGATTCTACGAGTTCTTTAAGAAGTACTACTCTGACCTTGCTGGACCTGAGTACACTGCCAAGTACAAGACCCTCATCTACCTTGCTGGTTCTGCTTCTGCTGAGGTTATTGCCGATATTGCTCTTTGCCCATTTGAAGCTGTTAAGGTTAGGGTTCAGACTCAGCCTGGATTTGCGAGGGGAATGTCTGATGGGTTTCCCAAGTTTGTCAAGTCTGAAGGATACGGAGG CTTGTATAAGGGTCTTGGTCCACTTTGGGGACGTCAGATTCCTT ACACCATGATGAAGTTTGCGTCTTTTGAGACTATTGTTGAGATGATCTACAAGTACGCAATCCCCAACCCGAAACACGAGTGCAGCAAAGGTCTGCAACTTGGTGTGAGTTTCGCTGGAGGATATGTTGCTGGAGTGTTTTGTGCAATCGTCTCTCACCCTGCTGATAATCTAGTTTCCTTCCTCAACAATGCTAAAGGAGCAACCGTTGGAGAT GCGGTGAAGAAGATAGGGCTCTTGGGACTGTTCACAAGAGGACTTCCTCTTAGGATTGTGATGATAGGGACGTTGACTGGAGCACAATGGGGTTTGTACGATGCCTTTAAAGTTTTCGTTGGCCT TCCAACCACCGGTGGTGTTGCTCCAGCGCCTGCCATCGTTGCTGCTGAAGCCAAAGCCTAA
- the LOC106334256 gene encoding aspartokinase 2, chloroplastic isoform X2 has protein sequence MAASLQLYGVQTPGLALSSKRLEFGTKGICNFSVTPTSSSAIFRTVEHSCRNTPLRVSCEAARVDLIERKQTETRSVSGTGKELTCVMKFGGSSVESAERMKEVANLILSFPDERPVIVLSAMGKTTNKLLKAGEKAVTCGVTNVESIEELSFIKELHLRTAHELGVETTVIAQHLEGLHQLLKGISMMKELTLRTRDYLVSFGECMSTRLFSAYLNKIGHKARQYDAFEIGFITTDDFTNADILEATYPAVSKTLLNNWSKDNAVPVVTGFLGKGWRSCAITTLGRGGSDLTATTIGKALGLREIQVWKDVDGVLTCDPNIYSGAQSVPYLTFDEAAELAYFGAQVLHPLSMRPARDGDIPVRVKNSYNPNAPGTVITRSRDMSKAVLTSIVLKRNVTMLDIASTRMLGQYGFLAKVFTTFEDLGISVDVVATSEVSISLTLDPAKLWGRELVQRANELDHVVEELEKIAVVKLLQRRSIISLIGNVQKSSLILEKVFKVLRSNGVNVQMISQGASKVNISLIVNDEEAEQCVRALHSAFFETFS, from the exons ATGGCGGCTTCATTGCAGTTGTATGGAGTTCAAACTCCAGGGCTTGCTTTAAGTTCAAAAAGGCTTGAGTTTGGCACAAAGGGGATCTGTAACTTCTCAGTCACTCCCACCTCGAGTAGCGCAATCTTTAGAACCGTAGAGCATTCTTGTAGGAACACACCTTTGAGAGTTAGCTGCGAAGCTGCAAGAGTCGATTTGATTGAGAGAAAACAGACTGAGACGAGGAGTGTAAGCGGAACCGGCAAAGAGCTGACGTGTGTGATGAAGTTCGGAGGCTCATCGGTGGAGTCAGCAGAGAGGATGAAAGAAGTTGCCAATCTTATACTCAGCTTTCCTGATGAGAGGCCTGTGATTGTGTTATCAGCAATGGGCAAGACTACTAATAAGCTTTTGAAG GCTGGAGAGAAGGCTGTTACTTGTGGTGTCACAAATGTAGAAAGTATTGAAGAACTGAGCTTTATTAAGGAACTCCATTTAAG AACTGCTCATGAGCTTGGAGTGGAAACAACGGTTATTGCAC AACACCTAGAAGGGCTACACCAGCTATTAAAAGGCATATCGATGATGAAAGAGTTAACCTTGCGTACAAGGGACTACTTGGTTTCGTTCGGAGAGTGCATGTCCACAAGGCTTTTCTCTGCTTACCTCAACAAGATTGGCCATAAAGCTCGTCAA TATGATGCATTTGAGATAGGGTTTATAACCACAGACGATTTCACAAATGCGGATATACTCGAAGCAACGTACCCTGCAGTCTCCAAAACGCTGCTTAATAACTGGAGCAAGGACAACGCCGTCCCTGTAGTTACTGGCTTCCTTGGAAAG GGATGGAGGTCTTGTGCTATAACGACGTTGGGAAGGGGTGGTAGTGATTTGACAGCCACAACGATTGGTAAAGCGTTAGGACTGAGAGAGATTCAG GTTTGGAAAGATGTGGATGGAGTTTTGACTTGTGATCCCAACATATACTCTGGAGCTCAGTCTGTTCCATACTTAACGTTCGATGAGGCAGCTGAGCTTGCTTACTTTGGTGCTCAG GTGTTGCATCCACTGTCCATGAGGCCAGCAAGAGATGGTGACATTCCCGTTAGAGTTAAGAACTCGTACAACCCCAATGCTCCAGGAACTGTCATCACCAGATCCAGAGACATGAGTAAG GCCGTGCTGACAAGCATTGTTCTGAAACGTAATGTGACCATGTTGGACATTGCAAGCACTCGTATGCTCGGTCAATATGGTTTCCTCGCCAAG GTGTTTACCACATTTGAAGATTTAGGCATATCGGTGGATGTTGTGGCAACAAGTGAAGTTAGTATATCTTTGACACTGGATCCAGCAAAGCTCTGGGGTAGAGAGTTAGTTCAGCGAGCAAAC GAGCTGGATCATGTGGTGGAGGAGCTAGAGAAGATTGCTGTTGTTAAGCTGCTTCAGCGCAGATCAATCATCTCTCTCATAGGAAACGTTCAGAAATCATCACTCATATTAGAGAAG GTTTTTAAAGTACTTAGAAGCAATGGAGTGAATGTGCAGATGATCTCACAGGGTGCATCTAAG GTGAACATTTCATTGATAGTGAATGATGAAGAGGCAGAGCAATGTGTGAGGGCTCTTCACTCCGCCTTCTTTGAGACATTTTCTTAA
- the LOC106334256 gene encoding aspartokinase 2, chloroplastic isoform X1 — protein MAASLQLYGVQTPGLALSSKRLEFGTKGICNFSVTPTSSSAIFRTVEHSCRNTPLRVSCEAARVDLIERKQTETRSVSGTGKELTCVMKFGGSSVESAERMKEVANLILSFPDERPVIVLSAMGKTTNKLLKAGEKAVTCGVTNVESIEELSFIKELHLRTAHELGVETTVIAQHLEGLHQLLKGISMMKELTLRTRDYLVSFGECMSTRLFSAYLNKIGHKARQYDAFEIGFITTDDFTNADILEATYPAVSKTLLNNWSKDNAVPVVTGFLGKGWRSCAITTLGRGGSDLTATTIGKALGLREIQVWKDVDGVLTCDPNIYSGAQSVPYLTFDEAAELAYFGAQVLHPLSMRPARDGDIPVRVKNSYNPNAPGTVITRSRDMSKAVLTSIVLKRNVTMLDIASTRMLGQYGFLAKVFTTFEDLGISVDVVATSEVSISLTLDPAKLWGRELVQRANELDHVVEELEKIAVVKLLQRRSIISLIGNVQKSSLILEKVFKVLRSNGVNVQMISQGASKVNISVIVNDEEAEQCVRALHSAFFETSF, from the exons ATGGCGGCTTCATTGCAGTTGTATGGAGTTCAAACTCCAGGGCTTGCTTTAAGTTCAAAAAGGCTTGAGTTTGGCACAAAGGGGATCTGTAACTTCTCAGTCACTCCCACCTCGAGTAGCGCAATCTTTAGAACCGTAGAGCATTCTTGTAGGAACACACCTTTGAGAGTTAGCTGCGAAGCTGCAAGAGTCGATTTGATTGAGAGAAAACAGACTGAGACGAGGAGTGTAAGCGGAACCGGCAAAGAGCTGACGTGTGTGATGAAGTTCGGAGGCTCATCGGTGGAGTCAGCAGAGAGGATGAAAGAAGTTGCCAATCTTATACTCAGCTTTCCTGATGAGAGGCCTGTGATTGTGTTATCAGCAATGGGCAAGACTACTAATAAGCTTTTGAAG GCTGGAGAGAAGGCTGTTACTTGTGGTGTCACAAATGTAGAAAGTATTGAAGAACTGAGCTTTATTAAGGAACTCCATTTAAG AACTGCTCATGAGCTTGGAGTGGAAACAACGGTTATTGCAC AACACCTAGAAGGGCTACACCAGCTATTAAAAGGCATATCGATGATGAAAGAGTTAACCTTGCGTACAAGGGACTACTTGGTTTCGTTCGGAGAGTGCATGTCCACAAGGCTTTTCTCTGCTTACCTCAACAAGATTGGCCATAAAGCTCGTCAA TATGATGCATTTGAGATAGGGTTTATAACCACAGACGATTTCACAAATGCGGATATACTCGAAGCAACGTACCCTGCAGTCTCCAAAACGCTGCTTAATAACTGGAGCAAGGACAACGCCGTCCCTGTAGTTACTGGCTTCCTTGGAAAG GGATGGAGGTCTTGTGCTATAACGACGTTGGGAAGGGGTGGTAGTGATTTGACAGCCACAACGATTGGTAAAGCGTTAGGACTGAGAGAGATTCAG GTTTGGAAAGATGTGGATGGAGTTTTGACTTGTGATCCCAACATATACTCTGGAGCTCAGTCTGTTCCATACTTAACGTTCGATGAGGCAGCTGAGCTTGCTTACTTTGGTGCTCAG GTGTTGCATCCACTGTCCATGAGGCCAGCAAGAGATGGTGACATTCCCGTTAGAGTTAAGAACTCGTACAACCCCAATGCTCCAGGAACTGTCATCACCAGATCCAGAGACATGAGTAAG GCCGTGCTGACAAGCATTGTTCTGAAACGTAATGTGACCATGTTGGACATTGCAAGCACTCGTATGCTCGGTCAATATGGTTTCCTCGCCAAG GTGTTTACCACATTTGAAGATTTAGGCATATCGGTGGATGTTGTGGCAACAAGTGAAGTTAGTATATCTTTGACACTGGATCCAGCAAAGCTCTGGGGTAGAGAGTTAGTTCAGCGAGCAAAC GAGCTGGATCATGTGGTGGAGGAGCTAGAGAAGATTGCTGTTGTTAAGCTGCTTCAGCGCAGATCAATCATCTCTCTCATAGGAAACGTTCAGAAATCATCACTCATATTAGAGAAG GTTTTTAAAGTACTTAGAAGCAATGGAGTGAATGTGCAGATGATCTCACAGGGTGCATCTAAG GTGAACATATCAGTGATAGTGAATGATGAAGAGGCAGAGCAATGTGTGAGGGCTCTTCACTCCGCCTTCTTTGAGACCTCTTTTTAA
- the LOC106334262 gene encoding glutaredoxin-C8-like, translating to MQYRTETRSSFSSYNKVNNMGVFPSDTLARVESMAGENAVVIFSVSTCCMCHAVKGLFRGMGVSPAVHELDLHPYGVDIHRALLRLLGCSSGASTSPGGLPVVFIGGKMVGSMERVMASHINGSLVPLLKDAGALWL from the coding sequence ATGCAATACAGAACCGAAACTCGTAGCTCGTTCTCGTCCTACAACAAGGTGAACAACATGGGAGTGTTTCCTTCGGATACTTTGGCCAGGGTAGAGTCTATGGCGGGAGAAAATGCGGTGGTTATATTCAGCGTGAGCACTTGCTGCATGTGCCACGCCGTCAAGGGTCTCTTCCGCGGAATGGGAGTCAGCCCCGCCGTCCACGAGCTGGACCTCCACCCTTACGGCGTCGATATCCACCGAGCTCTCCTTCGTCTCCTCGGCTGTTCCAGCGGCGCTTCCACTTCTCCGGGGGGACTTCCAGTGGTATTCATCGGTGGGAAGATGGTGGGGTCAATGGAGAGAGTGATGGCTTCTCATATCAACGGCTCCCTCGTCCCTCTTCTCAAAGATGCTGGTGCTCTTTGGCTCTAA
- the LOC106334259 gene encoding uncharacterized protein LOC106334259, whose amino-acid sequence MKFWGWIHHHKFPENSKEQFKDATTGNSRFSLSSHPSLDSHDVYPAACAGPRYSTGITKQLNRFQENSFPGPKDNTETKDERNSDFFDGFLAIGTLGGETYLDEPATPTFGDPATDNAEVTENDLKLISDELEKFLEAEAKEGHNQPSGRNSDTNTIASTIEAAEGLDAEEDNQPMKFPLQEYLFGSLIELSETKVAGKKERASLGELFQAAEMQDKHSESKYGEKKKQTSTTHKSAKHLVKKVLKRLHPSSKSPGSGKTEVASTKKKFQKMAQVFQRKVYPEDSNMESEIHNSMTDPKNSQANSTGLMSEKVSTCNEASKPWIQYELGSSDSAKNGEHWIKTDEDYFVLEL is encoded by the exons ATGAAG TTTTGGGGCTGGATTCATCATCATAAGTTCCCGGAGAATAGCAAAGAGCAATTCAAAGATGCTACAACTG GTAACAGCCGTTTCTCCCTTTCATCTCATCCATCCCTTGATAGCCACGATGTTTACCCCGCAGCATGTGCTGGCCCCAGATACAGTACTGGAATAACCAAGCAGCTTAACCGTTTCCAGGAAAACTCCTTCCCAGGACCCAAGGATAATACAGAAACCAAGGATGAGAGAAACAGTGATTTCTTTGATGGGTTTCTTGCCATTGGAACCCTTGGTGGAGAGACATATCTGGATGAACCAGCAACACCGACATTTGGGGACCCGGCGACAGATAATGCAGAAGTGACAGAGAATGATCTGAAGCTCATCAGTGATGAACTGGAGAAGTTCCTTGAGGCTGAAGCCAAAGAAGGGCACAACCAGCCATCAGGAAGGAACAGCGACACTAACACCATTGCATCCACCATTGAGGCTGCTGAGGGACTTGATGCTGAAGAAGATAATCAGCCAATGAAGTTCCCACTCCAAGAGTATCTTTTTGGTTCTCTAATCGAATTATCTGAAACAAAGGTTGCAGGGAAGAAGGAACGGGCATCACTTGGAGAACTGTTTCAGGCAGCAGAGATGCAAGATAAACATTCAGAAAGCAAATATGGAGAGAAAAAGAAGCAAACCAGTACAACCCACAAATCTGCAAAGCATCTTGTGAAGAAGGTACTGAAGAGGCTACACCCATCCTCCAAGAGTCCTGGCAGTGGTAAAACTGAAGTGGCTTCCACAAAGAAGAAGTTCCAAAAG ATGGCACAAGTGTTTCAGAGAAAAGTATATCCAGAAGACTCCAACATGGAAAGCGAAATACACAACAGCATGACAGATCCAAAAAACAGCCAAGCAAATTCCACTGGATTAATGTCGGAGAAGGTGAGCACCTGTAACGAGGCAAGTAAACCATGGATCCAGTATGAGCTAGGAAGTTCCGATTCAGCTAAAAACGGAGAACACTGGATCAAAACAGACGAAGACT ACTTCGTGTTGGAGCTGTAG
- the LOC106333661 gene encoding uncharacterized protein LOC106333661 translates to MALNWGPVLMSVFLFIVLIPGVLFQLPGKTKVVEFGGFQTSGAAIVIHTLVFFACITVSLIALHIHIYAA, encoded by the coding sequence ATGGCGTTGAATTGGGGACCAGTGTTAATGTCGGTGTTTCTGTTCATCGTATTGATTCCCGGAGTATTGTTTCAGCTTCCGGGGAAGACCAAAGTGGTTGAGTTTGGCGGTTTTCAGACAAGCGGCGCAGCCATTGTCATACACACTCTCGTATTCTTTGCATGTATCACCGTCTCCCTTATCGCTCTTCACATCCACATTTACGCTGCCTAA
- the LOC106335532 gene encoding protein NUCLEAR FUSION DEFECTIVE 4-like, with the protein MASTTREKFLSFINNRWLVFVAAMWIQSCAGNGYLFGSISPVIKSSLNYNQKELARLGVAKDLGDSVGFIAGSLSENFPLWVALLVGAVQNLVGYGWVWLIVTGRAPVLPLWAMCFLIFAGNNGETYFNTGSLVSGVQNFPKSRGPVVGILKGFAGLGGAILSQIYTMIHSPDPASIILMVAVAPAVVAVSLMFFIRPVGGHRQLRPTDGASFTFIYGVCILLAVYLMAVMLIEDLVVVSHNIVTIFTIVLFVILVVPVLVPIMTSFFMDSNGPVHTVEEPLVPKPEEDQDPGLRTPDLILSEVEDEKPSDVDLLPASERHKRIAQLQAQLMQAAAKGAVRVKGRRGPHRGEDFTLMQALVKADFWLIFISLLLGGGSGLTVIDNLGQMSQSLGYNNTHVFVSMISIWNFLGRISGGYFSELVVRDYAYPRPVALAVAQVVMAIGNVFFAFGWPGAMYIGTLLIGLGYGAHWAIVPATASELFGLKNFGALYNFLTLANPAGSLVFSGMIASTIYDMEAEKQAHGSVFNPDDVLKCDGYICYFLTSLIMSGFCIIACILSLILVRRTKPVYTQLYGKTRA; encoded by the exons ATGGCGTCAACAACGCGAGAAAAGTTCTTATCTTTCATAAACAACAGATGGCTTGTCTTCGTAGCCGCCATGTGGATACAGTCTTGCGCTGGCAACGGTTACTTGTTCGGTAGCATTTCTCCGGTCATCAAAAGCTCCCTTAACTACAACCAGAAGGAACTTGCTAGACTTGGAGTCGCCAAGGATCTTGGAGACAGTGTTGGCTTCATCGCCGGGTCTCTCTCTGAGAATTTTCCTCTCTGGGTTGCTCTTCTAGTCGGCGCAGTTCAGAACCTCGTCGGTTACGGATGGGTTTGGCTTATCGTCACCGGCCGAGCTCCGGTTCTTCCGTTATGGGCT ATGTGCTTTCTCATATTCGCTGGGAACAATGGAGAAACCTACTTCAATACAGGGTCACTAGTCTCTGGTGTTCAAAACTTCCCCAAGAGCAGAGGTCCAGTGGTGGGTATCCTCAAAGGGTTTGCTGGACTAGGCGGTGCCATCCTCTCTCAGATTTATACAATGATCCATTCTCCTGACCCTGCTTCCATCATTCTGATGGTTGCTGTTGCGCCTGCGGTTGTTGCTGTCTCCCTTATGTTCTTCATCAGACCCGTTGGTGGTCACAGGCAGCTCCGTCCCACCGATGGAGCCAGCTTCACTTTCATCTACGGTGTCTGCATTCTCCTCGCCGTCTATCTCATGGCCGTTATGCTTATTGAAGATCTCGTCGTTGTCAGCCACAACATTGTCACCATTTTCACCATTGTCTTGTTTGTTATTCTCGTTGTACCGGTCTTGGTACCGATCATGACGAGTTTCTTCATGGACTCAAACGGTCCTGTTCATACGGTAGAAGAACCTCTTGTCCCTAAACCGGAAGAAGACCAAGATCCAGGACTGCGGACACCTGACTTGATCTTGAGTGAAGTGGAAGATGAGAAGCCAAGCGATGTGGATTTGCTTCCTGCGTCAGAGAGGCATAAGAGGATCGCTCAGTTGCAAGCGCAGCTGATGCAGGCAGCTGCTAAAGGAGCTGTCCGTGTGAAGGGACGCAGAGGGCCTCACAGAGGGGAAGATTTTACTCTAATGCAGGCGCTAGTGAAGGCAGACTTCTGGCTCATTTTCATCTCCCTTCTCCTCGGTGGTGGTTCTGGTTTAACTGTGATTGACAATCTTGGTCAGATGAGTCAGTCTCTTGGGTATAACAACACTCATGTGTTTGTGTCTATGATTAGCATTTGGAACTTCCTTGGACGTATCTCAGGCGGTTATTTCTCTGAGCTCGTTGTCAG AGACTACGCGTACCCAAGGCCAGTAGCATTAGCCGTGGCTCAGGTAGTAATGGCTATAGGAAACGTCTTCTTTGCTTTCGGATGGCCTGGAGCCATGTACATTGGCACTCTCTTGATAGGACTCGGGTATGGTGCTCACTGGGCTATTGTACCAGCTACTGCCTCTGAGCTCTTTGGCCTTAAAAACTTTGGAGCTTTATACAACTTCTTGACTCTAGCCAATCCAGCTGGGTCCCTAGTCTTCTCTGGTATGATTGCAAGCACTATATACGATATGGAAGCAGAGAAACAAGCACACGGGTCTGTTTTTAATCCCGATGATGTCCTTAAATGCGATGGGTACATATGTTACTTCTTGACGTCACTCATAATGTCTGGGTTCTGCATCATCGCTTGCATCTTGAGCTTGATTCTGGTGCGTCGTACCAAGCCTGTTTACACTCAGCTCTATGGCAAGACCCGCGCCTGA
- the LOC106329667 gene encoding uncharacterized protein LOC106329667, whose amino-acid sequence MANIEKLQFPALKITGENYVGWVTNVKPYLVMKKITETIVIGNKSPPEHIAEAIIFLKKHLDENLTHDYANVEDPAELWQTLKERFDNQRQINLPHALEEWKNLRFQDFQKVEDYNSAVLRIVSLLKKCGYTRFSELMVALMLAEKNNELLIKNHNSRPTGAKAFPEVNATAIENSERRNQANRGHGRRFNNKRGKTYNPKWRGSNKWVRPGQVSKGKETQEDTTQKRETVCYRCGCKGHWSRTCRTPSHLCKLYQESTKGKAKEVNLTENVEGTSYLESSDFANELD is encoded by the exons ATGGCAAACATCGAGAAACTCCAGTTCCCGGCCCTAAAAATAACTGGCGAAAATTACGTCGGATGGGTCACAAACGTGAAACCATATCTGGTGATGAAAAAGATAACCGAAACAATTGTAATCGGTAACAAATCACCACCCGAGCATATAGCCGAAGCGATAATCTTCCTGAAGAAGCATTTAGATGAAAATCTAACGCACGACTATGCAAACGTCGAGGACCCAGCTGAACTGTGGCAAACTTTAAAAGAAAGGTTCGATAACCAGAGACAAATCAACCTCCCTCACGCTCTAGAAGAGTGGAAAAATCTGAGGTTCCAAGATTTTCAAAAGGTTGAGGATTACAATTCCGCTGTCCTGAGGATAGTTTCACTCCTGAA AAAATGCGGGTACACGAGATTTTCTGAACTGATGGTTGCGCTCATGTTAGCTGAAAAGAACAATGAGCTCTTGATCAAAAACCACAATTCCCGACCTACGGGAGCCAAAGCATTCCCTGAAGTGAATGCTACGGCGATAGAAAATTCGGAAAGGAGAAACCAGGCCAATCGAGGTCATGGCCGCCGTTTCAACAACAAACGTGGAAAAACTTACAATCCCAAATGGAGGGGATCTAACAAGTGGGTTAGACCCGGGCAAGTTTCCAAGGGTAAAGAAACTCAAGAGGATACCACCCAGAAGCGTGAGACAGTGTGTTACAGATGTGGTTGTAAAGGACATTGGTCCCGTACCTGTCGTACTCCTTCACATCTCTGTAAGTTATATCAAGAGTCCACGAAAGGAAAGGCTAAAGAGGTGAACCTCACGGAAAATGTTGAAGGGACCTCATACCTTGAATCCTCCGACTTCGCTAATGAGCTGGACTAG